The proteins below come from a single Iocasia fonsfrigidae genomic window:
- a CDS encoding RNA-binding S4 domain-containing protein has protein sequence MNDIIIKSKEIKLDQFLKWANIVMSGGEAKSLIQAGKVKVNGEIEYRRSHKIKTDDIVEIEGFREKYRVIKN, from the coding sequence ATGAATGATATCATTATAAAAAGTAAAGAAATAAAACTTGATCAGTTTTTAAAATGGGCCAATATTGTAATGTCAGGTGGAGAAGCCAAATCTTTAATCCAAGCAGGAAAAGTTAAGGTTAATGGAGAAATAGAATATAGAAGATCACATAAAATAAAAACAGATGATATAGTTGAGATTGAAGGATTTAGAGAAAAATATAGGGTGATTAAAAACTAA
- the recF gene encoding DNA replication/repair protein RecF (All proteins in this family for which functions are known are DNA-binding proteins that assist the filamentation of RecA onto DNA for the initiation of recombination or recombinational repair.) — MFIDKILLKNYRNIKETILDLSPNLNIILGYNGQGKTNLLESIYLLGTGSSHRSNVDSDLINWHREKALVQVLLKKKDQDLRLSLIFTALQKRIEINNTPYKKISDLIGNLNIVLFSPEDLNLIKGGPSYRRKFLDIEVSQVSPYYYHLLNEYKHILKQRNNLLKNIRDKKDNKELLEVWDEKLIETGSKVINKRIDVVEKLKLLARLGQRKITNGSENLKIDYDCSLSNTGKKEETDIIFKQDLVNNRKEEIYKGYTIFGPHRDDLILKVNDIDIRKFGSQGQQRTTALALKLAELEFMKSETGEYPVLLLDDVFSELDELRRDTLLSVVTDRIQTIITATDLSIPSVLKRDHYKVFNVREGNIKEE, encoded by the coding sequence ATGTTTATTGATAAAATACTTTTGAAAAATTATAGAAATATTAAAGAAACTATACTTGATCTAAGTCCTAATCTAAATATTATACTGGGATACAATGGTCAGGGAAAAACTAATCTATTGGAGTCAATTTATTTACTGGGAACTGGTTCTTCACATAGAAGTAATGTTGATAGTGATTTAATTAACTGGCACAGAGAAAAGGCTCTGGTACAAGTATTATTAAAAAAGAAAGACCAGGATTTAAGGTTATCACTTATCTTTACTGCTTTACAAAAAAGAATTGAAATAAATAATACACCTTACAAAAAAATATCAGATTTAATTGGTAATCTTAATATAGTTCTCTTTTCTCCAGAAGACCTCAATTTAATTAAAGGGGGACCTTCATACAGGAGAAAATTTCTTGATATAGAGGTATCACAGGTAAGTCCTTATTATTATCATCTTTTAAATGAATATAAACATATCTTAAAACAGAGAAATAATTTGCTTAAAAATATCAGGGATAAAAAAGATAACAAAGAATTATTAGAGGTATGGGATGAAAAATTAATTGAAACTGGTAGTAAAGTTATCAATAAAAGAATAGATGTGGTTGAAAAACTAAAATTATTGGCTCGTCTAGGACAAAGAAAGATAACTAATGGTAGTGAGAATTTGAAGATAGATTATGATTGTAGTTTGAGTAATACAGGTAAAAAAGAAGAAACAGATATTATATTTAAGCAGGATTTAGTAAATAATAGAAAAGAAGAGATCTACAAAGGTTATACTATTTTTGGACCTCACCGGGATGATTTAATATTAAAAGTAAATGATATAGATATCAGAAAATTTGGTTCTCAAGGTCAACAACGTACAACAGCCCTTGCTTTAAAATTAGCAGAACTAGAATTTATGAAATCAGAGACTGGTGAATACCCTGTTTTATTATTAGATGATGTTTTTTCTGAGCTTGATGAATTAAGGAGAGATACATTACTAAGTGTAGTAACTGATCGTATACAAACAATAATAACTGCTACAGATTTGAGTATTCCGTCTGTTTTGAAAAGAGATCATTATAAGGTTTTTAATGTCAGGGAAGGCAATATAAAAGAGGAGTGA
- the remB gene encoding extracellular matrix regulator RemB, protein MFLHLGEGKMIPIRDIVMIGDITSTTDSQNTKDFFSVSEEEGFVIDYSDNNPKSFVLTEETIYISMISSSTLAKRIREFPGKSEGK, encoded by the coding sequence TTGTTTTTACATCTAGGAGAAGGGAAGATGATTCCTATTAGAGATATTGTTATGATTGGAGATATTACAAGTACAACAGATTCTCAGAATACTAAAGATTTTTTTAGTGTTTCAGAGGAAGAAGGCTTTGTAATAGATTATTCAGATAATAATCCTAAATCTTTTGTATTAACAGAAGAAACAATATATATATCAATGATTTCTTCAAGTACATTAGCAAAAAGGATTAGGGAATTTCCTGGGAAAAGTGAGGGAAAATAA